From the Macaca thibetana thibetana isolate TM-01 chromosome 12, ASM2454274v1, whole genome shotgun sequence genome, one window contains:
- the LOC126932207 gene encoding NADH dehydrogenase [ubiquinone] 1 alpha subcomplex subunit 1-like: MWFEILPGLAAMGVCLFIPGLGTAYIQRFTNGGKEKRIAHFGYHWNLMERDRRISGVNRHYVSKGLENID; the protein is encoded by the coding sequence ATGTGGTTCGAGATTCTCCCCGGACTCGCCGCCATGGGCGTGTGCTTGTTTATTCCAGGACTGGGTACTGCGTACATCCAGAGGTTCACTAACGGGGGCAAGGAAAAAAGGATTGCTCATTTTGGGTATCACTGGAATCTGATGGAAAGAGATAGGCGCATCTCTGGAGTTAATCGTCACTATGTGTCAAAGGGTTTGGAGAACATTGATTAA